A region from the Benincasa hispida cultivar B227 chromosome 8, ASM972705v1, whole genome shotgun sequence genome encodes:
- the LOC120083923 gene encoding uncharacterized protein LOC120083923, whose product MWPERIYMSEEGEQIEEVIRRKKEMELQLRSRIERTVQALFSTSSKPRGQITLALYLLLAVFSSKISSDVNRPFGDKFQAARKVSEEVGAQIILGDRPIEITLERAWNALTWTEVEFSKLCCSWNNIDSGGNGSSLKLYEKLSFSYLSLLQPLVHERNTYLVWSLKRSKAVNKSKGI is encoded by the exons ATGTGGCCAGAGAGGATTTACATGTCTGAAGAAGGAGAGCAGATTGAAGAGGTGAtcagaagaaagaaagagatggaGTTGCAGCTGCGGTCAAGAATCGAAAGAACCGTTCAAGCTCTATTTTCAACATCGTCGAAGCCAAG AGGCCAAATTACTCTTGCTTTGTATCTGCTTCTTGCAGTTTTTTCATCCAAAATTTCATCAGATGTCAACCGTCCTTTTGGAGACAAG TTTCAAGCTGCTCGTAAAGTATCTGAAGAAGTTGGTGCTCAAATAATTTTGGGGGACCGGCCAATTGAAATAACT CTAGAAAGGGCATGGAATGCTCTGACTTGGACTGAAGTTGAGTTTAGTAAGCTCTGTTGTTCGTGGAATAACATC GATTCTGGTGGAAATGGTAGTTCTTTGAAGCTTTATGAGAAgcttagtttttcttatttgtcCCTCCTTCAACCTCTCGTTCATGAACGAAATACT TACCTTGTATGGTCTCTGAAGCGTAGCAAGGCAGTGAACAAGAGCAAGGGCATATGA